The segment CCCTTTATAAATGAAttggccttgtatttataggcatcTTGGAataatgaccttgataactactttTGGTAACCCCTTAATCTAACCATTTTgtgtaactacttagaataacttccTAAATAGCCACTTAAGATAACTAACTTTTGATAACCATTTAGGATAACTACCTAGCTAatccacttaggataactacctaagtAACTACTTAAAATAACTACCCTTGTAGAAATGAGTTAGGATAACTATTTCTTAGAAACAAGTTAGGATAACTAACTTTTACAAGAATTGAGTCCAAATTCTAACTTGTAGTTACATGAGTATCATAGCCACTTCTTCAAAAGAACATCTTGAAAATTTCAAGTTAGGATTGTAGTGAGGTGCTTATCCATCATCATGTGCATCTTTTGTCTTTGTAATGATCTCATCGTCAATTCTTTGTTTGCATTGTGGAGTGTAGCTACAAACAGTATAATCCACACCTTTGGAACCAATGCATTGTTGAACTTTAATCATTTGGTATAGAGATTTGAAATGAAAATATTCTCTCCCATTGTGCTCTTCATATAGGTCATATGTTACTTCAAGCGACTCTTCAGTCCACCCTTATTTTAGAACATGTGTCAATGTGACAAATTTGCAACTAAATTAGGTCTGCTAGCCCACAAATCAATTAGCTCACTCCAAATGTTTCACGTTGTATTTGAATCATTACTTGCATACCATCCAAATAACATAGCAAGCTAAAGTTTTAGGATCCATGGTAGCAAAACTATTTTGGGATCCAAAATCTCACAACATAGCATCATTATCTGAGGCATTTGCACTAGCCAGTTGTGCATAACTCTCAACAATAGACTTGTTAAATCTCTATATCTGTGTGAATGCATCAATTTGTGCTTGTAATAATTGTATTTTGTGTTGACCAACTCTTGAGCCTTTTGTAAGTCTTGCTTTGGCTTAACTTTCATTTGAGAAGTATTACAACCACAACAACACCATTTTGACCAAAGACTACAAATTCTCATATCCGTACGTTCCTTCCTTTTGAGATTGGATCCAGGGCAATATTCACCGATGAATGAATTCCATGAGATGACATACCATCAAGGCATTTTATTAAACAAATCGGATAATTTGTTCTATGACTCCACATTTTGTATGTacattttcttcaatttgcaaatttGTTGCTACTTCCATTTAGGTACAAAGGTGATAATGTTGAATATCATCATGGAACATGGCCTTACACTCACCTTTTACATTCCTTCCATGAGCTTGGTAGTTAGATTTGCTGAGAAGTTCTTGAAAGCATTCTATCATATATATTTGATGTCGAATCTTTAAATTGTGGCAGGGTTAGTTATAATAACCAACCTTCATTTGAGATAATATCGGCTACTTCAAATAAAGTAAGTTGTCAATGAATGTTCTCCGCAAACTTTGCATTAACGTTGGTTATCTTGCCGATTAGAGTTCTTGATTCCAATATTCACCCACAAGTATGTCGTCATTTCCTAGAGAGCCAATATACTAGTTTTAATAACCATTTGTATTCATCCATCGACGTCTTAAATAACTCGATCAAATTACTGATGTGATTTTGACTGCTGAAGACAATTATAATGTGCACTGAAAACTCCTCCTTCGATGAGTTCACAAGTTCTGCAACTTGTGAAAGAACACAAACTTTCCGAAATGAATCATTCAAATTATTTCATGACTTGGCCAAAAGACACAACTCGCCTATGGAAAATAACAAGATAAATTGCTAGATAAATATAGATAAGGAGAAAGAGCGCATGCTATAATTGTGGAATGTGTCTTTAGACCCACATATTGCACTTGCCCGAAGTTTCTCAAACCCCATAAGTCTATTTTGCGCTAAACTTGAACCATTGCATTTGATGGGATGACATCAATTTTAGACATTTTGTTGGCTGCTTCCTTGCGTACATTTCTACCTAAtgcatttgttttaaaattttctAAATAATTTTAATCATGGACCTTTTTCTATGAGTgtgccatgagaccacatttcttttgaGGTGTGCTAAAAAATATTCCATGAGGTGAAATCACTTCGAATAATTCCACCAAAAGGTGCAGAAATCAACTATACCCTTGCTGATTGCGTTCGCTTAAAGGTTTAATTTTGTCAACAAACTAATTTTGTTGTTCTGTCAAGTTAGTTATGATAACTAACTTTTCCAATCGGCTTCTTGGAGAACTTTCCAAACAAGCCAAAACCACTTTCACTTCCCTCTTTGCATTTCATGAATCACTTGCTAGCCTCCTCATCAATGATTGCACAAGTGCCGCAACTTGTCGATGAGTTGATGATTTGTGAATGATGGCGGTTACTTAATGTCATCGGGATGTTTGAAAATTATAAAAACTTTTCATACTTGTAATGCATCGGCATCCTTTAAAACTTGAACAACTCATCGACAAATGAAGAACTAAGTGGAGTGAATCAGTGTCTTGCAAATCTTTGTAAATTGACCCATACATATCATTTTGATATGTAATTTGATATGGGCAATTATGCGAAGTGACAAATCAAGTTTTAATAACTGTTTCATTTGGTACTTGGTGTTGTACATTTGAAAGCCTCCTTAAAAATGCCTATGTACAACATATCGATGAGAATATTTGACAATAAACTCAATTAAATGATGTTCATAAACACGTttgtcatttttgagagctttaccATTATGGTATATCATGCAATCATGACATTCCTTGAGAAATAATTGTTATACTATTCACATGCCTAGTCTGTGCTTTTGTATTTTGCAGCTAAAACGCAAAGAGCTTGTAGATGATGGAAGATACTTTTAGTGAGGAGCTTATCAATATGAGGAGTTTGACATGAACATTTAAAATTTTGTAATTTAAAACTAGGGCTAACAATATGAAATTttcatgtaggattttgagaagtgcaaaGTTAGGATGATCAACTTTTAGGTTTTAAAAAACTATTGAGTCTTAACTTAGGCATTTACATTTCAAATTAAGTAATTGTACAATATATTGTTTCTTAAAAGACCAATGTAACAATAAAAAAAGTGATGTAATTAGTATTCGAAATTAATACTATTTATTAGGGCTTCACAAATTATCACAAACTAAAAAGGATTTCTTATTAGTTTCATAAAAGAAATCAATTTGTGACTTTGATGACCAAACTTCTTTTTTCTTTGAGATCTAAAGCATAATAGGTTGAGCTAGAAATCTAAAGATGTCACACAAATATAAACTCTTATTAGAGTCTAATAGCTATTGAATTATCTCTAAATCTCcattggtgatactcttgtgaaaATCTTGCTCAACAAGTATATTGTAAActattgttgatttttgaataatatattggttgGATTTTGAAGTGTGGGATTTtcacctgaaagggttttccccatgtaaatcattgtgttgtggtatgtatGTTGTTTATGTTTCTatctgttaagtttctataactattgtaaagatctataaaagttttgcattaccctcctcttaagATTAGTGTAAGAatttgttttgctacttaactttgTTACAATATGTAGGGAGTCAACTTGAGAGAAAAGAACCTTTATGGTGTGTGATTGCACTATGAAGAAAGTCAACCTAGTAGAAAAGAACCTTTATGATGTATTAATCTCCCTTAGGTGTTTCCGAACACCTTCAATCCTTGAATTCAATAAATTAGAAGTAATTAAGtcaattattaaaatatttcatattttattagatGAGATATAAAACAAATAAAGTGACCTAAAACTATAAATTCAACTCCTGATGAGGTTGaaaaacaattctaatttttaggTCGAATATAAATAGAAAGGAACCATTTTAATATTAGGACAAGTGGAATTTAGTAGGACAACAAAATTATTCCTTCTTCATTATTCTAGAACCAAGTACCTTCATCTCTCAACATCTAATTTTATATCAAAATATTGCTTTTAATTGTCACTCTCATAGTTATCATTAATTAACCTACACTAATTTATGCTTATGTATATGCATCTTATTAGATTTTACATttttgcaatctacaaatttgattgtttctatttttagatttgattatgtttgattttttaatattaatatttccaagtacattcatttccatcatcaaGATTTTAGAGAACATGTAttcaaattagaaaaaataaaataaaactagctAAATATGTGCATGTCTTTTTGCAATagcaatatacatatatatacatatatgataaaCATATTTTTTAAAAACAAGCAATTCTAAAAATAGATATATTAATACTATTCTATACAACACTATACTCGAAACAAAATTTAAAAAGTTACTATCAATACTGATCACATAAAACCAGGTCAAATTCGGGGAATTTCGTGTAACACACAAATTCATTATTTTAGAGAGACCGAACAGTTATTGGATTCATGCTCCTCAATGGAGGGTAGAGCATGAATCAGAACAACTAAGACTAGTAATGAAGGACAGTGACATTATAGTGGTCGTTTGTACTGTTGGGTAGTACGTGGGAGAGGACATACCCTCGAGCCAGCCTGAATTTGCCGGTTCCTCCCACAATTGGCATCTCTGTAAAATATGGGGAAATTTGTGTGGCCACCACGGCGAGTGTGCTTCCATTAAATTCTCCACTCTGAAAAACGAAGTTGAGCACTATTCCTTGGCTCAGCCGTTCAAGATCATTCCCTTGACTGGAAATGGTGTACAAACCCTGAGCTCTGCCCAACAATCTGGAGGTGGGCTCAGGTCCTTCCGTCATTGGAGCGTCAACCACCAATACCGATCCGATGAAACTGTTCGAAAGATTGGCCGATGAGGCGCGCGCTACCAGGACGGATGTCCCGTTTTGTCCCCCATAagtctcttggagatagaattgcAAGTTGGCTTATTTTTTCTTTTCCTACTTTCAACTTCGCTGCCGTCTCAGTCGGTTGTGAGCCAAAgatgatcatcatgagcatcactgCAAATGCCCCAGATTGTCGATGCAGATCCATTACCTCCAAACGCTGTGGGTCTGAAAGATTGGCTGCTCTTTCAACAAGCTACTAACCTCGACCTATATAAATAGCAGCCCATAGAGAGCACCTACTTTAATATCCGTTGTATTATTCCCTTTCTGTTTTTTTTCAATTGCTTTTTAATGTTTGTTTTTATTATATTTGTCTTTAAAGACTACACCGTATTAGGCAAGAGGATCTAATAGTTGAGTTTGTTTCAATAGTTGTTATagcacttgttgatttaatgttaatatttttaACAATATTGTATCAATAGTTGTGATTTGAAACTTTTTAGTGTTGAGGATGACTACcctaattgaatgaaatgtattccttagatctaagatgtaacaaatcatgtgatgccatatcaccacaccaataaaacatgacttagtgcacaagtaTTGCTCTCACTCTTTTTTGAAcctttttggacaccttggcaaaacgCTTACTAAGGTGGCATCATATTAGATGCTATCGCCCTGAAACTTTAGTTATAAATAAAGGCTCTAATATTTTACACTCCCGCATCATGCCATGGTGCCATCATTGAAGTGGAGTAAGAAAAGTTTGATAGAGAAAGCATAAATTAACATAGCTATTGCCACATGTTTATTGAGATCTAGATGCTTTATCATCataatatgtttttgattaggggaaaaatAGTTTTTTGGGGGACCCAAAACCtcttacaacaggttttgaagggacctgaaaccctctaGAATTAGACAAGAATCCAGAACCCACAAATAGAAAGCCGCAAAATGATACAAACAAAGACTAAACACAACTCACCAACAACCAAACATCAGCTGGGTAACAAAGGACAAGTAAATCCACCAAAAAGCCTAAGCTATTAGACATGAGTTGTCAGTCATATAAGAAATTcaagggtttttccaggctcccaAAACCTTAACAACTAgattaatgaggaaaaaccataaAGAACAAAAGAGAACTAACTAAGCCTCGCAGGAATTTGTGGGCAAGACAAGGATCAAGGGGTTTTGAAAGGAACTCCAAACATTCAGGTTGGGTTTTGACATTGCGCCCAAAATGATCAAGTTGAAACCAACAAAGCCTCTCCAACTGAAAGTCAACATCCCTCCAACAATACTCCTCTCCACCTCGATAGGAAAgggatccacctcaataggagtagAAGAAAGACAAACCAGTAGTACGAAGAACAAAAAATGATTCAACCCCACAACCaagcaaccaa is part of the Cryptomeria japonica chromosome 10, Sugi_1.0, whole genome shotgun sequence genome and harbors:
- the LOC131858852 gene encoding dirigent protein 2-like, with protein sequence MTEGPEPTSRLLGRAQGLYTISSQGNDLERLSQGIVLNFVFQSGEFNGSTLAVVATQISPYFTEMPIVGGTGKFRLARGWLADGFVEINARERTTNEVSISTLLELQVLVQLGMEPVT